Genomic DNA from Phaeobacter porticola:
GCAGCATCTTGCGCTCAACCGCCTGCGGTTCTTTCACCTTCACGATCATATCGGCGGTGGCAAAGATCTCTTCTGCGGTGTCGATGATTGCGGCGCCTGCGGTGGTATAGTCTTCGTCGGTGAAGCCTGCGCCCATCCCGGCACCGGCCTGAATCAGGACGGTATGACCATGGTTTACGGCTTCACGAGCGGCGTCCGGCGTCATGCCGACGCGGAATTCCTGGGGCTTGATCTCTGTGGGGCATCCGATTTTCATGTAATCACTCCTCCTACATGCTTGCGTTATTGTGCCGCAGTAAGGGGGAGATTTGCTGCTTTTTTAGGCGAAATAAAAAGGTGCATATCGAAGGTTCTTCGAATAAGTTCACCCCTCATCGAAGGATCTTTCACTATATGTCACTTGATCACACGGATCGTCGCATCTTGCAGGTGTTGCAGAAGCAGGGCCGGATATCCAACGCCGAGCTGAGCGAGCAGGTGAACCTGTCGGCATCGGCCTGTCACCGGCGCGTGCAGCGGCTGGAGACGGACGGGTATATCCGTAATTACGTCGCTCTCTTGGATGCGCGCAAGATGAACCTGCCGGCGACCGTCTTTGTGGAGATCACGTTGCAAAGTCAGGCGGATGAGTTGCTGGACGCCTTTGAAAAGGCAGTGGCGCGTATCCCGGA
This window encodes:
- a CDS encoding Lrp/AsnC family transcriptional regulator, encoding MSLDHTDRRILQVLQKQGRISNAELSEQVNLSASACHRRVQRLETDGYIRNYVALLDARKMNLPATVFVEITLQSQADELLDAFEKAVARIPDVLECHLMAGTADYILKVVAENTDDFARIHRQHLTRLPGVAQMQSSFALRTVFKTTALPV